One Natrinema longum genomic window carries:
- a CDS encoding GAF domain-containing protein translates to MTHPPATTRPRTILYVAATEAAASDGATALETVETGPERSIRPATTVERVRNWAPAVDCVVFAETPTTAAGSNLLEVVEACGSTPLVLFSDPSYAPPAARSTDGIDGYVRRDTDDAVVHLADEIEWVCRGDDESSGSTDDGEATNDQPVDRLLESVPEAAACDDRDRLFDLLVETASDVLDRDYCWLSTVHFGDFTPRATASGLSADDLEPVAREGPLEEALRTGEPIRIDDLAADDRLAVPLEGVTSLCCLPVGDAGVLQVAAENAGAFDERDCDRLAAWCRFVAAILERIDAEASHSTEREQLRRERDQLRTERDRLADERDELALERDRIATENERLAAQNDRFQALFANVPEPAVRYEIDDGKPIVRDVNDTFVDVFGTAPETIVDEPVDEAIVPPGLESRRTTLLESLRAGECRQLVSRRETVDGVREFLLTLVPAEAGASGRNADGGNSDGEDNPAGLIVYSDVTDANRHERELAAAHHRLETIADLVDEDVRSPLNVARGYLELAAETGDEEHFRAVEDAQEQLRELVDQLVAIARQDDVIVETEPVAIHDVARRAWVAVETGDARLVTQTTTDRVLEADKARLRELFEHVLGTVVDSAGTAAPEADDGAQDGEGERTDPATQVVTVGATDDGFYVARHNPDADRRVVDEGLETDPVPGRLAAGDGTGFELGTVERIADAHGWNVGVAEDDDRIAFAFRGVESVDET, encoded by the coding sequence ATGACGCATCCGCCCGCGACAACGCGACCGCGAACGATCCTCTACGTCGCCGCGACCGAGGCGGCGGCCAGCGACGGTGCGACCGCGCTCGAGACCGTCGAGACGGGGCCGGAGCGCTCTATCCGACCGGCGACGACGGTCGAGCGCGTCCGCAACTGGGCCCCGGCAGTCGACTGCGTCGTCTTCGCCGAGACGCCGACGACCGCCGCGGGGTCCAATCTCCTCGAGGTCGTCGAGGCCTGTGGGTCGACGCCGTTAGTGCTCTTTTCCGACCCGTCGTACGCGCCGCCGGCCGCACGATCGACCGACGGAATCGACGGCTACGTCCGCCGCGACACCGACGACGCGGTCGTTCACCTCGCGGACGAAATCGAGTGGGTGTGCCGGGGTGACGACGAGTCCAGCGGTTCGACCGACGACGGGGAAGCGACAAACGACCAACCGGTCGACCGGCTGCTCGAATCCGTTCCCGAAGCGGCCGCCTGTGACGATCGCGACCGCCTTTTCGACCTGTTGGTCGAAACCGCGAGCGACGTACTCGATCGCGACTACTGCTGGCTCTCGACGGTCCACTTCGGCGATTTCACACCGCGAGCGACTGCATCGGGGCTCTCGGCGGACGATCTCGAGCCGGTCGCACGCGAGGGTCCCCTCGAGGAGGCGCTCCGAACGGGTGAGCCGATCCGTATCGACGACCTCGCGGCTGACGACCGGCTGGCGGTCCCCCTCGAGGGGGTCACATCGCTGTGCTGTCTCCCCGTCGGTGACGCCGGCGTGCTACAGGTCGCCGCCGAGAACGCGGGTGCGTTCGACGAGCGCGACTGCGACCGGCTGGCGGCGTGGTGTCGATTCGTCGCCGCGATCCTCGAGCGAATCGACGCCGAAGCCAGCCACAGTACGGAACGCGAGCAGCTGCGCCGAGAACGGGATCAACTGCGGACGGAGCGGGACCGGCTCGCCGACGAACGCGACGAGCTGGCGCTCGAGCGCGATCGGATCGCGACCGAGAACGAACGGCTCGCAGCCCAGAACGATCGGTTTCAGGCACTGTTCGCGAACGTCCCTGAGCCGGCAGTCAGATACGAGATCGACGACGGGAAACCGATCGTCCGGGACGTCAACGACACGTTCGTCGACGTCTTCGGGACGGCACCCGAGACGATCGTCGACGAGCCGGTCGACGAGGCCATCGTCCCGCCGGGCCTCGAGTCCAGACGAACGACGTTGCTCGAGTCGCTCCGGGCAGGGGAGTGTCGCCAACTGGTCAGTCGTCGGGAAACCGTCGACGGCGTCCGGGAGTTCCTGCTCACGCTGGTCCCGGCCGAAGCGGGTGCGAGCGGCCGGAACGCCGACGGCGGGAACAGCGACGGTGAGGACAACCCGGCGGGACTGATCGTCTACAGCGACGTGACGGACGCGAACCGCCACGAACGGGAGCTGGCAGCCGCCCACCACCGCCTCGAGACGATCGCGGACCTGGTCGACGAGGACGTTCGGTCGCCGCTGAACGTCGCGCGTGGCTACCTCGAGCTCGCGGCAGAAACCGGGGACGAAGAGCACTTCAGGGCGGTCGAGGACGCACAGGAGCAGCTACGGGAACTCGTCGATCAGCTCGTCGCGATCGCTCGCCAGGACGACGTGATCGTCGAGACCGAGCCCGTCGCCATCCACGACGTCGCGCGACGGGCCTGGGTCGCCGTCGAGACCGGCGACGCGCGACTCGTCACCCAGACGACGACGGACCGCGTGCTCGAGGCGGACAAAGCGCGGCTGCGAGAACTGTTCGAACACGTGCTGGGGACCGTGGTCGATTCGGCCGGCACGGCTGCTCCCGAGGCGGACGACGGAGCCCAAGACGGGGAGGGCGAGCGTACGGACCCCGCGACGCAAGTGGTGACGGTGGGCGCGACCGACGACGGCTTCTACGTCGCCCGACACAACCCCGACGCCGACAGGCGGGTCGTCGACGAGGGACTCGAGACGGACCCGGTCCCCGGCCGATTGGCAGCGGGCGACGGGACCGGTTTCGAACTGGGCACCGTCGAACGCATCGCCGACGCCCACGGCTGGAACGTCGGCGTCGCCGAGGACGACGATCGGATCGCGTTCGCGTTCCGCGGAGTCGAATCGGTCGACGAAACGTAA
- a CDS encoding replication factor C small subunit: MSEADAEAAEPTPGKTEVWIEKYRPERLDDIKGHEDIVPRLENYVEQDDLPHLMFAGPAGTGKTTAAKSIAREVYDDDWRENFLELNASDQRGIDVVRERIKDFARSSFGGYSHRIIFLDEADALTSDAQSALRRTMEQFSNNTRFILSCNYSSQIIDPIQSRCAVFRFTELSADAIEAQVREIAATEDIAVTDDGVDALVYAADGDMRKAINALQAAAVMGETVDEETVFAITATARPEEVEAMVEHAIDGDFTAARAALEDLLTERGLAGGDVIDQLHRSAWEFDLPEQATVRLLERLGEVDYRITEGANERLQLEAMLASLALDETA, translated from the coding sequence ATGAGCGAGGCCGACGCCGAGGCGGCGGAGCCCACACCCGGCAAGACCGAGGTCTGGATCGAGAAGTATCGCCCGGAGCGGCTCGACGACATCAAGGGCCACGAGGACATCGTTCCGCGACTCGAAAATTACGTCGAGCAGGACGACCTCCCCCACCTCATGTTCGCGGGTCCGGCGGGCACGGGGAAGACGACAGCCGCGAAGAGCATCGCTCGAGAGGTCTACGACGACGACTGGCGCGAGAACTTCCTCGAGCTCAACGCCTCCGACCAGCGCGGGATCGACGTCGTCCGCGAGCGGATCAAGGACTTCGCACGCTCGAGTTTCGGCGGCTACTCCCACCGCATCATCTTTCTTGACGAAGCCGACGCCCTGACCTCCGACGCCCAGTCGGCGTTGCGCCGGACGATGGAGCAGTTCTCGAACAACACGCGCTTTATCCTCTCGTGTAACTACTCGAGCCAGATCATCGATCCGATCCAGTCGCGGTGTGCGGTCTTCCGGTTTACGGAACTCTCCGCGGACGCCATCGAGGCGCAGGTTCGCGAGATCGCAGCCACCGAGGATATCGCGGTGACCGACGACGGCGTCGACGCCTTAGTCTACGCGGCCGACGGCGACATGCGCAAGGCGATCAACGCCTTACAGGCCGCCGCCGTGATGGGCGAGACCGTCGACGAGGAGACCGTCTTCGCGATCACCGCCACCGCCCGCCCCGAGGAGGTCGAGGCCATGGTCGAACACGCCATCGACGGCGACTTCACCGCCGCCCGCGCCGCCCTCGAGGACCTCCTGACCGAGCGCGGCCTCGCCGGCGGCGACGTCATCGATCAACTCCACCGTTCGGCCTGGGAGTTCGACCTCCCCGAACAGGCCACCGTTCGACTGCTCGAGCGACTCGGCGAGGTCGACTACCGGATCACTGAGGGCGCGAACGAGCGCCTGCAACTCGAGGCGATGCTGGCCTCGCTGGCGCTCGACGAAACGGCGTGA
- a CDS encoding bactofilin family protein: protein MLEHDVLVRVVVGVLVALVVCGTVPATAVAQTNGQTGGTVVVEEGETVDTLEAFGGSVVVRGTVTGDVSAVGGDVRIERTGEVGGNLEAAGGSVTIAGTVGGDVEVGAGSLTVTESGTVGGTLMAGVGSATIDGTLESDAEIGAETIRLGETAAIAGDLRYDGDLQGNTDAVAGEIQEDASLGVDVAPTIHPFASWLFAAYVLAVNLLLGAVLLALFPRFSDGVADRVAAGPLRSGLVGLGVFVGVPVILIALAITVVGIPLSLIGGFVFGLLLWIGTIYGRFAVAAVLLSLLGVGNRWLALVLGLVAGALLSRLPIPVVGEAINLVVLLLGLGALVRGLVGNWRSARNRDQQRPAGPDRDEPTAD from the coding sequence ATGCTCGAGCATGATGTGCTAGTACGAGTCGTCGTCGGCGTACTGGTCGCCCTCGTCGTCTGCGGTACCGTCCCGGCGACGGCTGTCGCCCAAACGAACGGTCAGACCGGCGGCACGGTCGTCGTCGAGGAGGGTGAAACGGTCGACACCCTCGAGGCCTTCGGCGGGAGCGTCGTCGTCCGTGGGACCGTCACCGGCGACGTGAGTGCCGTCGGGGGCGACGTACGGATCGAACGAACCGGCGAGGTCGGGGGCAACCTCGAGGCCGCTGGCGGGAGCGTCACGATCGCCGGGACCGTCGGCGGCGACGTCGAGGTCGGCGCAGGGAGCCTCACGGTCACCGAGAGCGGCACCGTCGGCGGCACCCTCATGGCCGGCGTCGGAAGCGCGACGATCGACGGGACGCTCGAGAGCGACGCCGAGATCGGGGCCGAGACGATTCGACTGGGCGAAACCGCCGCAATCGCCGGCGATCTGCGTTACGACGGCGATCTCCAGGGGAACACCGACGCGGTCGCGGGCGAGATTCAGGAGGACGCCTCGCTCGGGGTCGACGTCGCGCCGACGATCCACCCGTTTGCGTCGTGGCTGTTCGCGGCCTACGTCCTGGCGGTGAACCTGCTGCTCGGGGCCGTGTTGCTCGCACTGTTTCCGCGGTTCTCCGACGGCGTCGCCGACCGCGTCGCAGCCGGCCCCCTGCGCTCCGGCCTGGTCGGGCTGGGCGTGTTCGTTGGCGTTCCCGTGATTCTGATCGCGCTCGCGATCACGGTCGTCGGCATCCCGCTGTCGCTGATCGGCGGCTTCGTGTTCGGACTGCTGTTGTGGATCGGGACGATCTACGGCCGGTTCGCCGTCGCCGCCGTGCTCCTCTCGCTGCTCGGCGTCGGGAACCGCTGGCTCGCGCTCGTCCTCGGACTGGTCGCCGGTGCCCTCCTCTCTCGGCTTCCGATCCCCGTCGTCGGCGAGGCGATCAATCTGGTCGTCCTGTTGTTGGGACTGGGCGCGCTCGTTCGCGGGCTGGTGGGCAACTGGCGCAGCGCTCGAAACCGGGACCAGCAACGCCCAGCCGGACCCGACAGGGACGAACCGACCGCGGACTAG
- the samp2 gene encoding ubiquitin-like small modifier protein SAMP2 produces the protein MRVTVDIKGEATYELDLEAVAGSADRDGGGAATTPTYADLLREVELSPHEVSVLVDGRPVPEDQPVESDHVTVLRLIKGGSWK, from the coding sequence ATGCGCGTCACCGTCGATATCAAGGGCGAAGCTACCTACGAACTCGACCTCGAGGCGGTGGCCGGCAGTGCCGACCGCGACGGCGGCGGAGCCGCCACGACGCCGACCTACGCGGACCTCCTCCGCGAGGTCGAGTTGAGCCCCCACGAGGTGAGCGTCCTCGTCGACGGCCGTCCAGTTCCCGAAGATCAGCCCGTCGAGAGCGACCACGTGACGGTGTTGCGCCTCATCAAGGGTGGCTCCTGGAAGTGA
- a CDS encoding GNAT family N-acetyltransferase — translation MFVRTATPDDALEVRRILDGAMLESGDVERRIDDGDVFLAGDRRGTAASADTDGSERILGTAVLEPLENERGAHVGAIGVRRRHRGRGIGSALIERALEREGRLTARFDDGVRPFYERLGFSIEPIDEQRHRGVAVTAGSV, via the coding sequence ATGTTCGTCCGCACGGCGACTCCCGACGACGCCCTCGAGGTCCGGCGCATCCTCGACGGAGCGATGCTCGAGTCCGGCGACGTCGAACGGCGGATCGACGACGGCGACGTCTTCCTCGCGGGCGATCGGCGCGGGACGGCGGCGAGTGCGGACACCGACGGGAGCGAACGAATCCTCGGGACCGCCGTCCTCGAACCCCTCGAGAACGAGCGGGGGGCGCACGTCGGGGCGATCGGCGTCCGTCGTCGACATCGGGGGCGTGGGATCGGCTCGGCGCTGATCGAACGGGCGCTCGAACGGGAGGGACGCCTCACGGCGCGATTCGACGACGGCGTCAGGCCGTTCTACGAGCGGCTGGGGTTTTCGATCGAACCGATCGACGAGCAGCGCCACCGCGGCGTGGCGGTGACGGCCGGAAGCGTCTGA
- a CDS encoding tryptophanase — protein sequence MVAYKSKVVERIHLPSKERRTKALEEAGYNAFNLPADDVFIDLLTDSGTGAMSDDQWAALLQGDEAYAGSASFDRLESAVADVMGFDRVVPAHQGRGAENVLYGSLLSEGDVALNNTHFDTTRAHVSNQGADPVDCPVAGAHDPATNEPFKGDFSLERARAVVDEVGAERVPLVILTITNNSTAGQPVSVANTRRVRAFADEIDATFVIDACRFAENAYFVTRREDEFADARVPEVAREQLGLADALVMSGKKDGLANVGGFVATDDEALFERCKQRAILYEGFPTYGGMAGRDVAAMAVGLREAVEEAYIEDRVEQVRELGAMLEEAGVPVYTPTGGHAVYLDAGATFPDIPAEQFPGQALVCELYREGGVRGVELGSFAFPETDRPELVRLAVPRRTYHREHFEHVVETAEAVLENRQEVSGLEIVSNPAVPELRHFSAALEPLSTDAPPAVDAESD from the coding sequence ATGGTCGCCTACAAGTCGAAAGTCGTCGAACGGATCCACCTGCCATCGAAAGAACGGCGAACGAAGGCGCTCGAGGAGGCCGGATACAACGCGTTCAATCTCCCCGCGGACGACGTTTTCATAGATCTTTTGACGGATAGTGGGACGGGAGCGATGAGCGACGACCAGTGGGCCGCACTGCTCCAGGGTGACGAGGCCTACGCCGGTTCGGCGAGCTTCGACCGCCTCGAGTCCGCGGTCGCGGACGTGATGGGATTCGACCGTGTGGTGCCGGCCCACCAGGGTCGCGGTGCCGAGAACGTTCTCTACGGCAGCCTGCTCTCCGAGGGCGACGTCGCGCTCAACAACACCCACTTCGATACGACGCGAGCGCACGTCTCGAATCAAGGTGCCGATCCGGTCGACTGTCCGGTTGCGGGGGCCCACGATCCGGCGACGAACGAGCCGTTCAAGGGTGACTTCTCGCTCGAGCGGGCCCGCGCGGTCGTCGACGAGGTCGGGGCGGAACGCGTCCCGCTGGTGATCCTGACGATCACGAACAACTCGACGGCGGGCCAGCCGGTCAGCGTCGCGAACACCCGTCGGGTCCGGGCGTTCGCCGACGAGATCGACGCCACGTTCGTGATCGACGCCTGCCGGTTCGCGGAGAACGCCTACTTCGTGACGCGACGCGAGGACGAGTTCGCCGACGCGAGGGTCCCCGAGGTGGCACGCGAGCAACTCGGGCTCGCGGACGCGCTCGTCATGAGCGGGAAGAAAGACGGGTTGGCGAACGTCGGCGGCTTCGTCGCGACCGACGACGAGGCCCTCTTCGAGCGGTGTAAACAGCGTGCGATCCTCTACGAGGGGTTCCCCACGTACGGCGGCATGGCCGGTCGAGACGTCGCCGCGATGGCGGTCGGTCTGCGCGAAGCCGTCGAGGAGGCGTACATCGAGGATCGGGTCGAACAGGTCCGCGAACTCGGCGCGATGCTCGAGGAGGCCGGAGTCCCAGTGTACACGCCGACCGGCGGGCACGCGGTCTACCTCGACGCGGGGGCGACCTTTCCGGACATCCCGGCCGAGCAGTTCCCGGGACAGGCGCTGGTCTGTGAACTGTATCGGGAAGGTGGCGTCAGGGGCGTCGAACTCGGGAGTTTCGCGTTCCCCGAGACCGACCGGCCGGAACTGGTCCGACTCGCGGTTCCGCGCCGGACCTACCACCGGGAGCACTTCGAGCACGTCGTCGAGACGGCCGAAGCCGTCCTCGAGAACCGCCAGGAGGTGTCCGGACTCGAGATCGTCTCGAACCCCGCGGTCCCGGAACTCCGTCACTTTTCGGCGGCGCTCGAGCCGCTTTCGACCGATGCCCCACCCGCCGTCGACGCGGAATCAGACTGA
- a CDS encoding aspartate kinase, with protein MRVVAKFGGTSLGSGDRINRAADSIAAAVEDGHEIAVVASAMGSTTDDLLEEISFETDEADRAQIVSMGERTSVRMLKAALSARGIDAMFLEPGSDRWPVVTDEYGEVNVEETQKRAQEVAAELDETVPVITGFLAEGPDGSITTLGRGGSDTTAVMMGKYMDADEVVIVTDVEGVMTGDPHVVEGARNVGEISVDELRNLSFRGAEVVAPSALSYKDGKLDVRVVHYQHGDLLSGGTSIEGEFRNLVDLRERPLACLTVAGRAIRNQPGIFNHLSEALAESDINVDAVASGMDTVTFYIDEEEAERAENILHREVIARDELSSVTVDSPIAVIRVTGGELPNQPGIISEIVNPLAEARIHLQDIITSATSVALFVDWDDREETLELTQNLF; from the coding sequence CAACCGTGCCGCGGATTCGATCGCTGCGGCCGTCGAGGACGGCCACGAGATCGCCGTCGTCGCGAGCGCGATGGGATCGACGACCGACGACCTCCTCGAGGAGATCAGCTTCGAGACCGACGAAGCCGACCGCGCCCAGATCGTCAGCATGGGCGAACGGACGTCGGTTCGGATGCTCAAGGCCGCGCTGTCGGCTCGGGGCATCGACGCGATGTTCCTCGAGCCCGGAAGCGATCGGTGGCCCGTCGTCACCGACGAGTACGGCGAGGTCAACGTCGAGGAGACCCAGAAACGCGCACAGGAGGTCGCCGCGGAACTCGACGAGACGGTGCCGGTCATCACTGGCTTTCTAGCGGAGGGGCCGGACGGCTCGATCACGACGCTGGGTCGGGGCGGCAGCGACACGACGGCGGTCATGATGGGCAAGTACATGGACGCCGACGAGGTCGTCATCGTGACCGACGTCGAGGGCGTCATGACCGGCGACCCCCACGTCGTCGAAGGTGCCCGCAACGTCGGCGAGATTTCCGTCGACGAACTCCGAAACCTCTCGTTCCGGGGCGCTGAGGTCGTCGCACCCTCTGCACTGTCGTACAAGGACGGGAAACTCGACGTTCGTGTCGTCCACTACCAGCACGGCGATCTGCTGTCGGGCGGGACGAGCATCGAAGGCGAGTTCAGAAACCTCGTCGACCTCCGCGAGCGGCCACTGGCCTGTCTGACCGTCGCCGGTCGAGCCATTCGAAATCAGCCCGGGATCTTCAATCACCTCTCGGAAGCACTCGCCGAAAGCGACATCAACGTCGACGCCGTCGCCAGCGGAATGGACACGGTCACGTTCTACATCGACGAGGAAGAAGCCGAACGTGCCGAGAACATCCTCCACCGCGAGGTCATCGCCCGCGACGAACTCTCGAGCGTCACCGTCGACTCGCCGATCGCCGTCATCCGGGTGACCGGCGGGGAACTCCCAAACCAGCCGGGAATCATCAGCGAGATCGTCAACCCCCTCGCCGAGGCCCGCATTCATCTCCAGGACATCATCACGAGCGCGACCAGCGTCGCCCTCTTCGTCGACTGGGACGACCGCGAGGAGACCCTCGAACTAACCCAGAACCTGTTCTAG